One genomic window of Chloroflexota bacterium includes the following:
- a CDS encoding Fic family protein — translation MDRGVTGRYESTVIGGEAVRAFVPNPLPPNPPLDLANGRQRLLERATLALGRLDSITLLLPDPNIFLYAYVRREAVLSSQIEGTQSSLADLLLFELEEAPGVPFDDVVEVSNYVAAQEHGMQRLREGFPLSNRLFREMHAIMLSRGRGSERTPGEFRRTQNWIGGTRPGNAHFVPPPPAHVEECMAALEGFIHDERAPYPSLIKAGLAHVQFETIHPFLDGNGRVGRMLIAFLLHHSGALSRPMLYLSLYFKQHRAEYYRLLDQVRTTGDWEAWLDFFLEGVESTATNAVQTAQRLLTLFGEDTNRVQAGGRSAASTLRVFNALRERPLLTLNEAQHRTRLSFATTAKGMNSLAALGVVRELTGQRRNRVFAYDRYLAILNEGIEPTQT, via the coding sequence ATGGATCGCGGAGTAACTGGCCGGTACGAAAGCACCGTTATCGGCGGCGAAGCGGTACGAGCGTTTGTCCCCAACCCGCTTCCCCCCAACCCGCCGCTCGACCTTGCAAACGGACGGCAGCGCTTGCTGGAACGCGCCACGCTGGCGCTGGGTCGCCTTGACAGCATCACGCTGCTTTTGCCCGATCCCAACATCTTTCTCTATGCCTATGTGCGGCGCGAGGCGGTGCTTTCGTCGCAAATAGAAGGAACACAATCCTCACTCGCCGATCTGTTGTTGTTCGAACTGGAAGAAGCGCCGGGCGTGCCATTCGATGACGTGGTCGAGGTCTCTAACTATGTCGCCGCTCAGGAACACGGCATGCAACGTTTGCGCGAGGGCTTTCCGCTATCGAATCGGCTGTTTCGCGAAATGCACGCGATTATGCTCTCACGCGGCCGAGGGAGCGAAAGAACGCCGGGCGAGTTTCGGCGCACACAAAACTGGATCGGCGGCACACGCCCGGGCAATGCGCACTTCGTTCCTCCACCGCCTGCCCATGTCGAGGAGTGCATGGCGGCGCTGGAGGGTTTCATCCACGACGAGCGCGCGCCCTATCCGTCGCTCATAAAAGCCGGGCTGGCGCATGTACAATTCGAGACGATACACCCGTTCCTGGACGGCAACGGGCGCGTCGGGCGCATGCTGATCGCGTTTCTGCTGCATCATAGCGGCGCCCTCTCCAGGCCGATGCTCTACCTAAGCCTCTATTTCAAGCAGCACCGGGCAGAGTATTATCGCTTGCTGGATCAGGTCCGCACCACTGGCGATTGGGAAGCGTGGCTGGACTTTTTCCTGGAAGGCGTCGAGAGCACGGCGACGAACGCCGTACAGACCGCCCAACGCCTGCTGACGCTGTTCGGTGAGGATACGAACCGGGTGCAGGCCGGCGGGCGATCCGCAGCCAGCACCTTGCGCGTCTTCAATGCACTGCGCGAGCGCCCGCTCCTGACGTTAAATGAGGCACAACATCGCACAAGGCTTTCATTCGCCACTACGGCGAAGGGCATGAACAGCCTGGCTGCGCTGGGCGTTGTCCGGGAACTGACCGGGCAACGGCGAAACCGCGTATTCGCATACGACCGCTATCTTGCCATTCTCAACGAAGGCATCGAACCAACGCAAACGTGA
- a CDS encoding 4Fe-4S binding protein produces the protein MNTPLSRKYIGTPSISPAIARRKRMAWTQRIRHLTQAAFAAIILYFSVVHGLANIDGVVPSIDALCPFGGLETAWQFISTGGQYVSKTHLSNIVLLGGLALGVLLAGGAFCGWVCPFGAVQDLLTWVRGKLHIRPIEVSPRVDRILRFGRYLMLGLLIYQTIASVKLWFADWDPYRTLFGLGWLFEFNPVESWFAYSVVIVVLGASLFVERAWCRYACPLGGAISLAGNLSLTRIRRETDACKVCNLCERPCPVKLPVATATQISSDCIGCLACVDACPRHGALEVRLRPAWIDWARNLARRVKPA, from the coding sequence ATGAACACACCGCTCTCCCGCAAGTATATCGGCACCCCATCCATCTCGCCCGCCATTGCGCGCCGCAAGCGCATGGCTTGGACCCAGCGCATTCGCCACCTGACGCAGGCCGCTTTCGCCGCCATCATCCTCTACTTCAGCGTTGTGCACGGTCTCGCGAACATCGACGGCGTCGTGCCGTCCATCGATGCGCTCTGTCCCTTCGGCGGCCTCGAAACCGCCTGGCAGTTCATCTCCACCGGCGGCCAGTACGTGTCAAAGACGCACCTCTCCAACATCGTCCTGCTCGGCGGCCTGGCGCTCGGCGTCCTGCTGGCCGGCGGCGCATTCTGTGGCTGGGTCTGCCCCTTCGGCGCGGTGCAGGACCTGCTGACCTGGGTGCGTGGCAAGCTGCACATCCGGCCGATCGAAGTCTCGCCGCGCGTCGACCGCATCCTGCGCTTCGGCCGCTATCTGATGCTGGGCCTGCTCATCTACCAGACGATTGCGAGCGTGAAGCTCTGGTTCGCCGACTGGGATCCATACCGCACACTCTTCGGGCTCGGCTGGCTGTTCGAGTTCAATCCGGTTGAATCGTGGTTCGCCTACAGTGTCGTGATCGTCGTGCTCGGCGCGTCGCTCTTCGTCGAGCGCGCCTGGTGCCGCTACGCCTGCCCGCTTGGCGGCGCCATCAGCCTGGCCGGCAACCTGAGCCTGACGCGCATCCGCCGCGAGACGGACGCCTGCAAGGTCTGCAACCTGTGCGAGCGCCCGTGCCCGGTCAAGCTGCCCGTGGCCACCGCCACACAGATCAGCAGCGACTGCATCGGCTGCTTGGCCTGCGTGGATGCCTGCCCTCGGCACGGCGCGCTGGAAGTGCGCTTGCGCCCCGCGTGGATCGACTGGGCCAGGAACCTTGCGCGGCGCGTGAAGCCGGCCTGA
- a CDS encoding neutral/alkaline non-lysosomal ceramidase N-terminal domain-containing protein, whose translation MTITVKFPFTRCCFGVTVRDVTPPVGIYARSWGAATHDAADGIHRPFTATAAIMAPFVGDAPVLALVALDVGWFQNLADERALRGEVMRATGLPEDALLINFSHTHAGANVNSQLSGVDGAELIAPYLARLAGEVAAAVNAAKQALVPAWIAYGTGRCALAKNRDYWDAEKGAYACGFNPDAEADDTLIVARVTDEGGHVLATLFNYACHPTTLAWQNRLLSPDFIGAAREVLENAFGAPALFLQGASGELAPRDNYVGAAQTADRNGRQLGYAAAAAIEGLPPAGTRFVYTGMVSSGANLGTWSYAARTAEENAGASVLSAHMRAVELERKPLPTIAELEARLAQSSDRPEQERIRRRIFIQRTLGEHGKTHAMPFWVWRLGEAVLVAVANELYSTFQIELRRRFPGVPVIVACITNGTLGYLAPAAMYGTGVYQEQQSPYNPGCLEQAIKAVGDVVEELAV comes from the coding sequence ATGACCATCACCGTCAAGTTCCCGTTCACCCGCTGCTGCTTCGGCGTCACCGTGCGCGATGTGACGCCGCCGGTCGGCATCTACGCGCGCTCGTGGGGCGCGGCGACGCACGACGCCGCCGACGGTATCCACCGCCCATTCACGGCGACCGCGGCGATCATGGCGCCGTTCGTGGGCGACGCGCCGGTGCTGGCGCTTGTCGCGCTTGATGTCGGCTGGTTCCAGAACCTCGCCGACGAGCGCGCACTGCGCGGCGAAGTCATGCGCGCGACTGGCCTGCCCGAAGACGCGCTGTTGATCAACTTTTCGCACACGCACGCGGGCGCGAACGTCAACTCGCAGTTGAGCGGCGTGGACGGCGCGGAACTGATCGCGCCGTATCTGGCGCGATTGGCGGGCGAGGTCGCGGCGGCCGTCAACGCCGCGAAGCAAGCGCTCGTCCCGGCGTGGATCGCTTATGGCACCGGGCGCTGCGCGCTGGCCAAGAACCGCGACTACTGGGACGCCGAGAAGGGCGCGTACGCCTGCGGCTTCAACCCCGACGCGGAGGCCGACGACACGCTGATCGTCGCGCGCGTGACGGACGAAGGCGGCCACGTGCTGGCCACGCTGTTCAACTACGCCTGCCACCCGACGACGCTCGCCTGGCAGAACCGCCTGCTCTCGCCGGACTTCATCGGCGCGGCGCGCGAAGTCCTTGAAAATGCGTTCGGCGCGCCCGCGCTATTCCTGCAGGGCGCGTCGGGCGAACTCGCTCCGCGCGACAACTACGTCGGCGCGGCGCAGACTGCCGACCGCAACGGGCGCCAATTGGGCTACGCGGCCGCGGCGGCGATCGAGGGACTGCCGCCCGCCGGCACGCGCTTCGTCTACACCGGCATGGTATCGTCCGGCGCCAACCTCGGCACATGGTCGTATGCGGCGCGCACGGCGGAGGAGAACGCGGGGGCGAGCGTGCTGTCGGCGCACATGCGGGCGGTCGAACTGGAGCGCAAGCCGCTGCCGACCATCGCCGAACTCGAAGCGCGGCTGGCGCAGTCGAGCGACCGGCCGGAGCAGGAGCGCATCCGCCGGCGCATCTTCATCCAGCGCACGCTCGGCGAACATGGCAAAACACACGCGATGCCGTTCTGGGTCTGGCGGCTCGGCGAGGCCGTGCTGGTCGCTGTCGCGAACGAACTGTACTCGACGTTCCAGATCGAACTGCGCCGACGTTTTCCGGGCGTGCCAGTGATCGTCGCATGCATCACCAACGGCACGCTCGGCTACCTGGCGCCTGCGGCGATGTACGGCACGGGCGTCTATCAGGAACAGCAGTCGCCGTACAATCCGGGCTGTCTGGAGCAGGCGATCAAGGCAGTGGGGGACGTAGTGGAGGAACTGGCCGTCTAG
- a CDS encoding sulfite exporter TauE/SafE family protein, which produces MLINNLILAFITGVISSFGHCLGMCGGIVAIYSARQPALAATGGARPGMLARIGVLAPVHVGRITTYALLGTLIGLAGSLLEQFGGLVGWQGAFSVVVGVAMILVALSLMRVLPPIEVALASLTGGASPLKTMRGLFGRRTLAASVGLGMLWGLLPCGLVFAMLVVAASTQTPWGGALTMLAFGLGTVPTLLGFGLAANMLSPQLRGRLQVFAGVLILLFAVQTILRGLSAANIIPPLIIGPVMLW; this is translated from the coding sequence ATGCTCATCAACAATCTGATCCTGGCGTTCATCACCGGCGTGATCAGCAGTTTTGGGCACTGCCTCGGCATGTGCGGGGGTATTGTGGCGATCTATTCGGCGCGCCAGCCGGCGCTGGCCGCGACCGGCGGCGCGCGTCCCGGCATGCTGGCGCGCATCGGCGTGCTGGCGCCGGTGCATGTGGGGCGCATCACGACCTATGCGCTGCTCGGCACGCTGATCGGGCTGGCCGGCTCGTTGCTCGAGCAGTTCGGCGGGCTGGTGGGCTGGCAAGGCGCGTTCTCTGTGGTTGTCGGCGTCGCGATGATTCTGGTTGCGCTCAGCCTGATGCGGGTGCTGCCGCCGATCGAAGTCGCCCTCGCATCGCTCACGGGCGGCGCGTCACCGCTGAAGACGATGCGCGGGCTGTTCGGCCGGCGCACGCTAGCGGCGAGCGTGGGGCTGGGGATGCTCTGGGGGTTGCTGCCGTGCGGTCTCGTCTTTGCGATGCTCGTGGTCGCCGCCAGCACGCAGACGCCGTGGGGCGGCGCGCTGACAATGCTCGCGTTCGGTCTCGGCACGGTGCCGACGTTGCTGGGCTTTGGCCTGGCGGCGAACATGCTGAGCCCTCAACTGCGCGGCCGCTTGCAGGTCTTCGCCGGCGTGCTGATTCTGCTCTTCGCGGTGCAGACGATCCTGCGCGGGCTGTCGGCGGCCAATATCATTCCCCCACTGATCATCGGTCCGGTGATGCTATGGTAG
- a CDS encoding methyltransferase domain-containing protein: MSEPVALDAEKQKAFIKQVVGDTAGFSALVMANLGDRLGLFKDLAANGPAASAELAARLALHERYVREWLYGMHAAGYLTYSADSGRFSLPPEHVDVLATDDHSVFFGGTHQFMLNLAAMAHRLPDAFRNGGGIHPQEYDADTWVGLERAMAAFAEVHLLSSILPAMPAVRTRLEQGAHVADIGCGAGRAVLKLAAAFPRSQFTGYDIFAPAVERARQNAQAAGLAERVRFEVLDGAQGLPEQYDIITTFDVVHDSPDPLGLLRSIHGALSAGGAYIMQEWNCADNFTENIGPRATFVYGFSLMYCMTTSLSQGGAGLGTFGLPEPKVRQFCAEAGFAGVRRLPVEHPGWIVYEITP, encoded by the coding sequence ATGAGCGAACCCGTCGCGCTCGATGCCGAGAAGCAAAAAGCGTTCATCAAGCAAGTGGTGGGCGACACGGCCGGATTTTCGGCGCTGGTCATGGCCAACCTCGGCGACCGGCTCGGCCTGTTCAAAGACCTCGCAGCCAACGGCCCGGCGGCCAGTGCAGAATTGGCGGCCAGGCTCGCACTGCACGAGCGCTACGTGCGCGAGTGGCTGTACGGTATGCACGCGGCGGGCTATCTCACATATAGTGCCGACTCCGGGCGCTTCAGCCTGCCGCCCGAGCACGTCGACGTGCTGGCGACCGATGATCACAGCGTGTTCTTCGGCGGCACGCACCAGTTCATGCTGAACCTGGCGGCGATGGCGCACCGCTTGCCGGATGCATTTCGCAACGGCGGCGGCATCCACCCGCAGGAGTACGATGCCGACACGTGGGTGGGGCTTGAGCGCGCGATGGCCGCTTTCGCCGAAGTCCACCTACTGAGCAGCATCCTGCCCGCCATGCCGGCGGTGCGGACGCGGCTGGAACAGGGCGCGCACGTTGCCGATATCGGCTGCGGCGCCGGGCGCGCCGTTCTGAAGCTCGCTGCGGCATTCCCACGCTCGCAATTCACGGGCTACGATATCTTCGCACCCGCCGTGGAGCGCGCCCGGCAGAACGCGCAGGCGGCCGGATTGGCCGAGCGTGTGCGCTTCGAAGTGCTCGACGGCGCGCAGGGGCTGCCGGAGCAGTATGACATTATCACGACCTTCGACGTCGTGCACGATTCGCCCGATCCGCTGGGGTTGCTGCGCTCGATTCACGGGGCGCTTTCTGCGGGCGGCGCGTACATCATGCAGGAATGGAACTGCGCCGATAATTTCACCGAAAATATCGGGCCGCGCGCTACATTTGTGTATGGCTTCAGCCTGATGTACTGCATGACGACCTCGCTTTCGCAAGGCGGCGCTGGGCTGGGCACCTTCGGCTTGCCCGAACCGAAGGTGCGCCAGTTCTGCGCGGAGGCGGGCTTCGCCGGCGTCCGCCGCTTGCCGGTCGAACATCCAGGTTGGATCGTATACGAGATCACGCCGTAG
- a CDS encoding HAMP domain-containing histidine kinase, producing the protein MMNRLWVRLSLAFLLVTLIGVGVVAAAANWSAGNQFRQYLARQDSLAESGLRDALAGYFDQTGNWNGVDAVFTAFGGPGSGRGMGAMMGRGPVMVLADASGRVVYDPRGMHTASALTDAERRDALPIVARGGTTGYLLVTGAGMGMMTPLDQSYLDQVRNSLGIAAVLAGLAGVGLGLVISRTIAAPLTRLAAAARAFAAHDWNTRVAIAGTSEVADVSRAFNEMADAVQQSEAQRRNMVADVAHELRTPLTVLQGNLRAMLDGVYPLERGEIATLYDETRLLSRLVDDLREIALAEAGQLPLNLQSLDPRAAVQAAVARFAAVADMQGITLADESAGALPAVRADADRLAQVLQNLLSNALRYTPEGGRITLAAEPHGAGVRICVQDSGEGIPPDDLPRIFDRFYRSDRARARHSGGSGLGLTIARTLVEAMGGTIGAESAPGQGARFWFTLAADNTTLQ; encoded by the coding sequence ATTATGAATCGCTTATGGGTGCGCCTGAGCCTGGCGTTTCTGCTCGTCACGCTGATCGGCGTCGGCGTGGTGGCCGCCGCGGCCAACTGGTCCGCCGGCAACCAGTTCCGGCAGTACCTGGCGCGGCAGGACTCGCTGGCGGAGAGCGGTCTGCGCGACGCACTGGCCGGGTACTTCGACCAGACCGGCAACTGGAACGGCGTGGATGCCGTGTTCACAGCCTTTGGCGGGCCGGGCAGCGGCCGGGGCATGGGCGCCATGATGGGGCGCGGGCCGGTGATGGTGCTGGCCGATGCCAGCGGCCGGGTGGTGTACGACCCGCGCGGCATGCACACCGCGAGCGCCCTGACCGATGCCGAGCGGCGCGACGCGCTGCCGATTGTCGCACGGGGTGGCACAACCGGGTATCTGCTGGTCACCGGCGCGGGTATGGGCATGATGACACCGCTCGACCAGTCATACCTCGATCAGGTGCGCAATTCGCTGGGGATCGCCGCCGTGCTGGCCGGGTTGGCCGGCGTCGGGTTGGGGTTGGTCATCAGCCGCACCATCGCCGCGCCGCTGACCCGGCTGGCCGCCGCCGCGCGCGCCTTTGCCGCGCACGACTGGAACACGCGCGTCGCCATCGCCGGCACGTCGGAGGTCGCCGACGTCTCGCGCGCGTTCAACGAGATGGCCGACGCGGTGCAGCAATCGGAAGCGCAGCGCCGCAACATGGTGGCCGACGTGGCGCACGAGCTGCGCACGCCGTTGACGGTCCTGCAGGGCAACCTGCGCGCGATGCTGGACGGCGTCTACCCGCTGGAGCGCGGCGAGATCGCGACGCTGTACGACGAAACGCGCCTGCTGTCGCGGCTGGTGGACGACTTGCGCGAGATCGCGCTGGCCGAGGCCGGACAACTGCCGCTCAACCTGCAATCGCTGGATCCGCGCGCCGCCGTGCAGGCGGCTGTCGCCCGGTTCGCGGCCGTCGCGGACATGCAGGGCATCACGCTGGCCGACGAATCCGCCGGCGCGCTGCCCGCCGTGCGCGCCGATGCCGACCGGCTGGCGCAGGTGCTGCAGAACCTGCTCAGCAACGCGTTGCGCTACACGCCGGAAGGCGGGCGCATCACGCTGGCCGCCGAGCCGCACGGCGCGGGCGTGCGCATCTGCGTGCAGGACTCCGGCGAGGGCATCCCGCCCGACGACCTGCCGCGCATCTTCGACCGCTTCTATCGCAGCGACCGCGCGCGCGCGCGGCACAGCGGCGGCAGCGGGCTGGGGCTGACGATCGCCCGCACGCTCGTCGAGGCGATGGGCGGGACGATCGGCGCGGAGAGCGCGCCGGGGCAGGGCGCGCGCTTCTGGTTCACGCTGGCGGCGGACAACACAACGCTCCAGTGA
- a CDS encoding heavy metal translocating P-type ATPase metal-binding domain-containing protein, protein MVAPVLCAHCHAEAKHPVTKRFNGQALNFCCNGCLSVYEFLREEGLLEQVRKEEEADRRALRGR, encoded by the coding sequence ATGGTAGCGCCTGTACTGTGCGCGCACTGCCACGCGGAAGCCAAACACCCCGTCACCAAGAGATTCAATGGACAGGCGCTGAACTTCTGCTGTAACGGTTGCCTGAGCGTCTACGAATTCCTGCGCGAGGAAGGGCTGCTGGAGCAGGTCAGGAAGGAAGAGGAAGCCGATCGCAGGGCACTGCGGGGCCGGTAA
- a CDS encoding response regulator transcription factor encodes MAQRILVVDDDKQIVRLLHSYLTQDGFSVLTAADGDEALHAIRRERPDAVVLDLMLPKRDGWEVTRTVRADEHLRGTPILMLTARVEDADKILGLELGADDYVTKPFNPREIVARVRALLRRAGGAPAPARIVQVRGLRLDLDQHAASIDGRALDLTPSEFAILQALLENANHAFTRGELIEKALGYAYEGLERTVDSHIKNLRRKIEADPAHPAYIETVFGVGYRVSDAHP; translated from the coding sequence ATGGCGCAACGCATCCTGGTCGTGGACGACGACAAGCAGATCGTCCGGCTCCTGCACTCCTATCTCACGCAAGACGGCTTTAGCGTGCTGACCGCCGCCGACGGCGACGAGGCGCTGCACGCCATCCGGCGCGAGCGGCCCGATGCGGTTGTGCTCGACCTGATGCTGCCGAAGCGCGACGGCTGGGAGGTCACGCGCACCGTGCGCGCCGACGAGCACCTGCGCGGCACACCGATCCTGATGCTGACCGCGCGCGTGGAAGACGCCGACAAGATCCTCGGACTGGAGCTCGGCGCCGACGACTACGTGACCAAGCCGTTCAACCCGCGCGAGATCGTGGCGCGCGTGCGCGCGCTGCTGCGGCGGGCCGGGGGCGCGCCGGCGCCGGCGCGCATCGTGCAGGTGCGCGGCCTGCGGCTCGACCTCGACCAGCACGCCGCCAGCATCGACGGTCGCGCGCTGGACCTGACGCCGTCGGAGTTTGCGATCCTACAGGCGCTACTCGAAAACGCCAACCACGCGTTCACGCGCGGCGAACTGATCGAGAAGGCGCTCGGCTATGCCTACGAAGGTCTGGAGCGCACGGTGGACAGCCATATCAAAAACCTGCGCCGCAAGATCGAGGCGGACCCGGCGCACCCGGCATACATCGAGACGGTCTTCGGCGTCGGCTATCGCGTGAGCGACGCGCACCCGTAG
- a CDS encoding FixH family protein → MKIKVIVITAAVTFVVALGLFGAMFFIMQQRYAAAASVPAAAGQTAPGYGQGRGPGMMGGRGPGGMMGGQASLPEGVTPPSGGTGGLAATTADGKPLVRPADAPKLADNMAVQKIGSQTVTLAIAPYPPASFQMGTFDVKLVDDKGQPVNDAQVSLNLTMPGMWMPPSAPSAPVAGSGTYRAQAFWTMRGLWLIEVKILRAGATQSAFFTVWL, encoded by the coding sequence ATGAAAATCAAAGTGATCGTCATTACGGCCGCCGTCACGTTTGTGGTGGCGCTCGGCCTGTTCGGCGCGATGTTCTTTATAATGCAGCAACGCTATGCGGCTGCTGCGAGTGTGCCGGCGGCGGCCGGACAGACCGCGCCGGGGTACGGCCAGGGCCGGGGGCCGGGCATGATGGGCGGCCGTGGTCCTGGCGGTATGATGGGCGGGCAGGCCAGCCTGCCGGAAGGCGTTACGCCGCCGAGCGGCGGCACCGGCGGCCTGGCGGCGACGACCGCCGATGGCAAGCCGTTAGTCCGGCCCGCCGATGCGCCGAAGCTGGCGGATAACATGGCCGTGCAAAAAATCGGCAGCCAGACGGTCACGCTGGCGATCGCGCCATATCCGCCAGCCAGCTTCCAGATGGGCACATTCGATGTGAAGCTGGTCGACGATAAGGGCCAGCCGGTCAACGATGCCCAGGTCAGCCTCAACCTGACGATGCCGGGCATGTGGATGCCGCCGAGCGCCCCGAGCGCGCCGGTGGCCGGCAGCGGCACGTATCGCGCCCAGGCGTTCTGGACGATGCGCGGTCTGTGGCTGATCGAGGTCAAGATCCTGCGCGCGGGCGCGACGCAATCCGCTTTCTTCACGGTCTGGCTGTAG
- a CDS encoding thiamine pyrophosphate-binding protein — protein MANVADQIVSALRMAGIRYLFGMPGGGSNTDIIEAAARCELPFVLSQTETGGAMMAGAQAELTGCIGACLATLGPGAAALTNGIANALLDRIPLLAFTDCLPESATVMQHQALQQRALLAPVTRWSARLTAAEPAAVMQRAVAAAYGPPPGPVHLDVPADVSDAAAAELADVPERFARSTAPAAPNFPAAMEQQLRRARRPLLLVGLGARDAQTATALRVLCERHGVPALVTYKAKGVIPDQHPCFAGVLTHGALEAPVLAQADLFIAVGLDQVELLARPWRYSQPLFSLTPWPLDQHHLPVTVELAGDLPTMLEMLDALLPSATEWDMAAVGDRARAQRTAMQPAGEAGRLWPQHIVDAVAQVYRGAQVTVDAGAHMFPVMALWDADGVNRVLISNGLATMGFALPAAIGAALLEPAAPVVAFTGDGGLLMCLGELRTAARVQARLRIIVFDDQALSLIQIKQVARAYRTASTDTGVVDWVALGESMGVRAVRADSAPQLERCLVETRDHPGPVLVAARVDPGPYQAMIRALRG, from the coding sequence ATGGCGAACGTAGCCGATCAGATCGTCAGCGCTTTGCGTATGGCGGGTATCCGCTACCTCTTTGGCATGCCGGGCGGCGGCAGCAACACCGACATCATCGAAGCGGCGGCGCGATGCGAACTGCCGTTTGTGCTGTCACAAACCGAAACCGGCGGCGCCATGATGGCCGGCGCTCAGGCCGAGTTGACGGGGTGCATCGGCGCGTGCCTGGCGACGCTCGGGCCTGGCGCTGCCGCGCTGACCAACGGCATCGCGAATGCGTTGCTCGATCGCATCCCGCTGCTGGCATTCACCGACTGCCTGCCTGAGTCCGCCACCGTGATGCAGCACCAGGCTCTGCAGCAGCGCGCGCTGCTCGCGCCGGTGACACGCTGGAGTGCGCGCCTGACCGCCGCCGAACCGGCGGCCGTCATGCAGCGCGCGGTGGCGGCTGCCTATGGCCCGCCACCGGGGCCGGTGCACCTGGACGTGCCGGCAGACGTGAGCGATGCGGCCGCTGCCGAACTCGCTGATGTGCCCGAGCGGTTCGCACGAAGCACCGCACCGGCCGCGCCGAACTTCCCGGCGGCGATGGAACAGCAATTGCGGCGTGCGCGCCGGCCGCTGTTACTTGTCGGTCTGGGCGCGCGCGATGCGCAGACCGCGACGGCGTTGCGCGTGTTGTGCGAGCGACACGGCGTCCCGGCGCTGGTCACCTACAAAGCCAAAGGCGTGATCCCCGATCAGCACCCCTGTTTTGCCGGCGTGTTGACGCATGGCGCGCTGGAAGCGCCGGTGCTGGCACAGGCCGACCTGTTCATCGCGGTCGGCCTCGACCAGGTTGAGTTGCTGGCCCGGCCGTGGCGGTACTCGCAACCGCTCTTCAGCCTCACGCCGTGGCCGCTCGACCAGCACCATTTGCCCGTGACCGTGGAACTGGCGGGCGACCTGCCGACGATGCTGGAGATGCTGGACGCGCTGTTGCCGTCCGCGACTGAATGGGACATGGCGGCGGTCGGGGACCGTGCTCGCGCGCAGCGCACGGCGATGCAGCCGGCGGGGGAAGCCGGGCGGCTGTGGCCCCAACACATCGTGGATGCCGTCGCGCAGGTCTATCGCGGCGCGCAGGTCACGGTGGATGCCGGGGCGCACATGTTTCCGGTGATGGCGCTGTGGGATGCCGACGGCGTCAATCGCGTGCTGATCTCCAACGGTCTGGCGACGATGGGCTTTGCGCTGCCGGCGGCGATCGGCGCCGCGCTGCTCGAACCGGCTGCGCCCGTGGTCGCCTTCACCGGCGATGGCGGGCTGCTGATGTGCCTCGGCGAACTGCGCACGGCGGCGCGCGTGCAGGCGCGACTCCGCATCATCGTGTTCGACGATCAGGCGTTGAGCCTGATCCAGATCAAGCAGGTGGCGCGTGCCTATCGCACCGCCAGCACGGACACCGGCGTTGTGGATTGGGTGGCGCTGGGCGAGTCGATGGGGGTGCGCGCCGTGCGGGCCGACAGCGCGCCGCAACTCGAGCGCTGCCTGGTGGAAACGCGCGACCATCCGGGCCCGGTGCTGGTCGCGGCGCGCGTGGACCCCGGGCCCTATCAGGCGATGATACGCGCCCTGCGCGGGTGA